In Streptococcus gallolyticus subsp. gallolyticus DSM 16831, the sequence CGTTGCACCAAGTTTTTCAAAGTGTTTAGCCGCTTTAAGAATTGTTTCTTTCACTTCTGGGTCGATACCTTCACCAAGATATTCTTTTGGCAAAGCAATTTTCATGCCTTTAATATCTTGACCAATTTTAGCTGTGAAATCAGCCACTTCGCGGTCAGAAGATGTCGCATCTTTAGCATCATGACCAGCAATCACATTCAACAATTGCGCATTTTCTTTAACTGTTTGAGAAAATGGACCGATTTGGTCAAGTGAGCTACCAAATGCAATCAAACCAAAACGTGATACACGTCCGTAAGTTGGTTTCAAACCAACAACACCATTAAAGGCTGCCGGTTGGCGGATTGAACCACCAGTATCAGAACCTAATGCCAAACGAACTTGACCTGAAGCAACAGCTGCCGCAGAACCACCAGATGATCCACCAGGAACTTTGCTATGATCCCAAGCATTTTTTGTTTTCTTAAAGTATGATGTTTCAGTTGAACCACCCATGGCAAATTCGTCCATGTTTGTTTTACCAACAACAATCATATCCTTACCGTAAAGTTTTTCAACCGCAGTTGCATCAAAAATGGGTTCATAGTTGTAAAGCATTTTAGACGCTGCCGTTGTTAAAATACCACGTGTTGAAATATTATCTTTGACAGCCAAAGGAATCCCTGACATCACATTATCAGCATCAATTCCTTTTTCATCAACGGCTGCCGCTTGTGCAAGAGCTGCTTCTTCAGAAACAGTGATGAAAGAATCAACAACTGCTTCACGTTCTTTAATATCTTCAAGTGTTGCTTTGGTTAATTCAACCGCTGAGATTTCTTTATTGACAAGAAGATTATGCAACTCATCAATTGATTTTGTATTAAATGACATTAGGCATCTCCTCCGTCCTCTAAGATAGCAGGAACTTTAATATAGTAATTTTCAGATTGAGGCACATTTTTAAAGAGCTCATCACGGTCATCACCAGCTACTGCCACATCTTCACGCATAACAGTCTTACGATCTGCCATTGTTGTCGTTACAGGGACGCCCTCTGTATCAACTTCATTCAAGAGTTCTACCATATCTACAATTTTAGACAAAGTTGTCGCAAATTCTGCTGTTTCTTCTTCAGAAAAGGACAATTTTGACAAATCAGCCACATGACGAACTTCTTCTTCAGAAATTTTCATCTCTATCTCTCCTTGATTAAATTAAATCGTAACCTAAATTACAATACAGTCCTTAAAATTATACCATATTTTAAGCCTCTTTAACATGAAAAAAAGAAGTGGTCTACCACTTCTTCCAAACTTTTAAACAATCTTTGCACCTAAGACATTTTTAAAATGATTTAGTGCAAACTGATGATTTTCCTCTGTTAAGCTCGCAACTGCTTCCGCAGGAATCTCAATGTCATATCCTAAATTGTAAGCATCGATAGCTGTATGAAGGACACAAATATCCGTCAAAACGCCTGTCAATACAACAGTTGTCACACGACGTTCACGCAATCGAATATCCAAATCCGTCCCTGAAAAGGCTGAATAATGACGTTTATCCAACCAAAATACTTTGCTATCTTCCTTGATTTCTGCATATAAATCAGCTAACTGACCATATAAATCACGACCACTTGTTCCCTTGATATTATGAGGTGGGAACAATTTTGTCTCTGGATGAAAATCATCCCCCTCATCGTGACCGTCAATAGCAAAGAAGATATAATTCCCCGCTTCATAGGCTTCTTTGGTGACACGCGTAATAGCTTCTTCAATAGCTTGTGCTGGCTTTCCAGCCGTTAACTTGCCATCATCTGCTACAAAATCATAGGTATAGTCAATTGAAATAAGAGCTTTTTTCATTAATTATATTCCTTTAATTTATCGAAAATACCTTCATTGATGACTTTAAGGTAAGTTCCTTTCATACCCAATGAACGACTTTCGATAATCCCCGCAGATTCCAATTTACGTAGGGCATTAACAATAACTGAACGTGTGATACCAATGCGGTCAGCAATAACTGATGCAGTTAAGCGACCTTCTGTACCGTCTAATTCACCCAAAATAGCTGATACAGCTTTCATTTCTGAGTAAGATAGCGTGTTAATAGCCATATTAACAGCTGTTTGTTTACGAATGGTTTCTTCAAGATTTTCAGTTTGAAGATTAAGTAATTGGATACCAACTACTGTTGAGGCAATTTCAACAAGAATCAAATCATCTTCTAAAAACTCTTTATCATTACGCCAAATGATAAGAGAACCTAGACGCATACCACCACCATAAATTGGTGCAATAGTTGTCAA encodes:
- the codY gene encoding GTP-sensing pleiotropic transcriptional regulator CodY — encoded protein: MPNLLEKTRKITSILQRSVDSLDTELPYNTMAAQLADIIDCNACIINGGGNLLGYAMKYKTNTDRVEEFFDAKQFPESYVKAASRVYDTEANLSVDNELTIFPVESKDIYPDGLTTIAPIYGGGMRLGSLIIWRNDKEFLEDDLILVEIASTVVGIQLLNLQTENLEETIRKQTAVNMAINTLSYSEMKAVSAILGELDGTEGRLTASVIADRIGITRSVIVNALRKLESAGIIESRSLGMKGTYLKVINEGIFDKLKEYN
- the gatA gene encoding Asp-tRNA(Asn)/Glu-tRNA(Gln) amidotransferase subunit GatA — encoded protein: MSFNTKSIDELHNLLVNKEISAVELTKATLEDIKEREAVVDSFITVSEEAALAQAAAVDEKGIDADNVMSGIPLAVKDNISTRGILTTAASKMLYNYEPIFDATAVEKLYGKDMIVVGKTNMDEFAMGGSTETSYFKKTKNAWDHSKVPGGSSGGSAAAVASGQVRLALGSDTGGSIRQPAAFNGVVGLKPTYGRVSRFGLIAFGSSLDQIGPFSQTVKENAQLLNVIAGHDAKDATSSDREVADFTAKIGQDIKGMKIALPKEYLGEGIDPEVKETILKAAKHFEKLGATVEEVSLPHSKYGVAVYYIIASSEASSNLQRFDGIRYGYRTENYNNLEDIYVNTRSEGFGDEVKRRIMLGTFSLSSGYYDAYFKKAGQVRTLIIRDFEKIFADYDLILGPTAPSVAYDLDSLNHDPVAMYLADILTIPVNLAGLPGISIPAGFAQGLPVGMQLIGPKYSEETIYQAAAAFEATTDYHKQQPIIFGGDK
- the gatC gene encoding Asp-tRNA(Asn)/Glu-tRNA(Gln) amidotransferase subunit GatC; translated protein: MKISEEEVRHVADLSKLSFSEEETAEFATTLSKIVDMVELLNEVDTEGVPVTTTMADRKTVMREDVAVAGDDRDELFKNVPQSENYYIKVPAILEDGGDA
- a CDS encoding cysteine hydrolase family protein, with the translated sequence MKKALISIDYTYDFVADDGKLTAGKPAQAIEEAITRVTKEAYEAGNYIFFAIDGHDEGDDFHPETKLFPPHNIKGTSGRDLYGQLADLYAEIKEDSKVFWLDKRHYSAFSGTDLDIRLRERRVTTVVLTGVLTDICVLHTAIDAYNLGYDIEIPAEAVASLTEENHQFALNHFKNVLGAKIV